One window of Dermacentor albipictus isolate Rhodes 1998 colony chromosome 9, USDA_Dalb.pri_finalv2, whole genome shotgun sequence genomic DNA carries:
- the LOC139049790 gene encoding uncharacterized protein, whose protein sequence is MTESKDAYLKILAYRSTRLKNAYSPGELLMCGRLRTKLPLSSTKKFEEQYRKCQRKDFDRRHGVRDLPELFYGDNVWLTDLKCKAKVQAPADDPRSYWVNTDTDAVRRNRTQLVCYSPAKTNAESVCISDGVADARSCFQDTSHMPTRRGGAWRCLLQRNSLAL, encoded by the exons ATGACGGAGTCGAAAGACGCTTACTTGAAGATTCTAGCTTACAGGTCAACTCGTTTGAAGAATGCGTATAGCCCTGGGGAACTACTGATGTGTGGTCGTCTACGAACCAAACTTCCTCTTAGTTCCACCAA GAAGTTCGAGGAACAGTACCGGAAATGTCAAAGGAAAGACTTCGACAGACGTCACGGAGTCCGCGACCTGCCGGAGCTCTTCTACGGAGACAACGTCTGGCTGACAGACCTCAAGTGCAAAGCGAAAGTACAAGCCCCAGCCGATGATCCTCGGTCCTACTGGGTTAACACCGACACTGATGCTGTACGCAGGAACAGGACCCAGCTAGTTTGCTATTCCCCTGCTAAAACAAACGCAGAAAGTGTTTGCATCAGTGACGGTGTAGCagacgcccgttcgtgtttccAAGACACTTCCCACATGCCTACTAGAAGGGGAGGTGCATGGCGCTGCCTGCTGCAGCGAAATTCGCTTGCGCTGTAG